A window of Desulfobulbaceae bacterium genomic DNA:
GGCTTAAAACCGGCAGGGTCAGCTTAGATGTCACGCCCTTTCAGGGCTGTCTGTACTATTCCAGTCCCCAGGGCGTTGCCCTGGGCTGGTATGTTCTGGCCCTTTCAGGGCAAACCGAATATTTACGGCCAATCAAATAATTTATCAATCATAATAACCATATAACTAACTTAAGGAAGTCATTATGCAGAAGCACATCAAAATTGGCACCCGAAAGAGCCTTTTGGCACTTGCCCAAAGTACTGGAATTAAAGCTGAAATAGAAGCGTACCATACTGATGTTAAAGTGGACCTCGTAAAGCTTTTAACTAAAGGAGACAAAATACTTGATGTGCCGCTTGCCAAGGTCGGAGGTAAGGGACTCTTTGTTAAAGAGCTTGAAGACGCCATGTTGAACCATGATGCCGATATTGCGGTTCATTCTATGAAAGATGTTCCGGCTGAACTGCCAGAAGGGCTTCATATCGGTATTATCACTAAGCGTCAGGATCCACGTGATGCCTTTATATCCAATAACTATAAAACATTGGCGGAACTGCCCCAGGGTGCAAAGGTTGGTACCAGCAGTTTGAGACGACGGTCTCAGCTGGCGGTTATGCGGCCTGATTTAGTTATCGAAGATCTGCGCGGCAACCTTGATACCCGTCTTAAAAAACTTGATGAAGGTCAGTATGATGCCATTATTCTGGCTGCCGCCGGCTTGAACCGATTAAAGCTTGATCGGGCAAGCAGTTATTTTGAGCCAACAGAGATGCTTCCCGCGGTCGGCCAGGGCGCTGTTGGTATTGAGCTTCGTACTGCCGATAAAGAGCTTCTTGAAGGCCTTATGTTTCTGGATCATAGGGACACTACTGTTGCTGTGACTGCCGAACGCGCATTCTTGTTGAGGCTTGAAGGTGGCTGTCAGGTGCCAATAGCTGGTTTCTGTCAGGTGAATGGCGATGAAATTACCTTGACTGGCCTTGTAGCTTCGATTGACGGTAAAGAGATTATTAAGAAAACCTCAACGGGTGCAGCTGACCAAGCTGTAGCCATTGGGCGTGCGCTCGCTGAAGAAATTCTTGATCTTGGCGGTCGCGCCATTTTGGAAGAAGTGTATCAATCAGAAATTGCCTAACTACTGATTGTTTGTAACTTGGATATTTGAGAATGAAAGAGAAAAAGAGTAAGACCGGAAAGGTGTATCTGGTGGGCGCAGGTCCTGGTGATCCAGGCTTGATTACCGTAAAGGGTAAAGCACTTTTAGAAAAGGCTGAGGTTGTTGTTTATGACTATCTTGCTAATAAAAAATTCTTAAAACATGTTCCTGCCGATGCTGAGTTTATCTATGTGGGCAAAAAGGGTGGTGGCATTCACGCCCAGACTCAGGAAGAGATTAACCAGATACTTGTTGATAAGGCTAAAGAAGGGAAGAGAATTGTCCGTCTTAAAGGTGGAGATCCGTTTATCTTTGGTCGTGGCGGTGAAGAGATTGAGGAGATTTACAAGGCGGGAATACCCTTTGAAATTGTGCCGGGGGTGACTGCTGCAACGGCTGCGGCAACCTATGCCGGGATCCCTATTACCCACCGGGATTATACAGCCACTGTTGCCTTTGTGACCGGGCATGAAGCTCCGGATAAAAAAGATAGTAATATCGACTGGGAGAAAATTGCCACTGGTATCGGTACCATAGTTTTTTACATGGGCATAAAAAATCTGCCCAATATTGTTGATAGGCTCGTGCATTTTGGGCGTGATCCAAAAACTCCAGTTGCCGTAATTCGCTGGGCGTCTACCCCTGAGCATCGGACGGTGACTGGTACCCTGGAAACTATAAAAGAGGTGGTTGAAAAGGCTGGAATCTTGCCACCGGCTGTTATTGTTGTCGGCGAAGTTGTCAGCTTGCGGGAGAAAATGAACTGGTTTGAGCATAAGCCGTTACTGGGCAAGCGGATAATGGTTACTCGTACCCGCGAACAGGCCAGCGAACTGGTTGCCTCACTTGAAGAACTCGGTGCTGACTGTATCGAGTTTGCAACCATCTCCCTGGCTCCCCCCCCGTCCTGGGATGCTCTTGATACCGCTTTTGGTTCAATCGACAGCTACGACTGGCTGTTATTTACAAGTTTAAATGCTATTCAATATTTCTTTGGGCGGCTTATCTCTCAAGGGCTCGATTCCAGGGCTTTACACGGGATAAAAATTGCGGCGGTTGGCAGTGCAACGAGTAACGAGCTGCAAAAATATGGGCTTCGCGCCGATCTTCTGCCTGACAGTGAATATACCGGTAAGGGACTTGCTGAGGCATTGATTAAACTAGGTGAGGGCGGCAAACGGTTTTTGTTGCCCAGGGCCTTAAAGGCCAGTGAGGTCTTGCCTGACACCTTGCGTGAGGCGGGAGGTCATGTCGATATCGCCCCAGTCTACCAGAATGTCCGTCCTCTGGGTCATGAGGAAGAGCTTCGCCAGTATTTTCTTGATCATAGTGTTGATATGGTCACCTACACCAGTTCATCGACATTCACTAATTTCATGTTTATGCTGAACCCGAAAGATGATATGGAGTTACGAGAACTGCTCGGCGGGGTTGATATCGCCTCGATTGGCCCTATCACCGGAAATGTTATTACTGATAGAGGTGTTCAGGTAGACGTTCAGCCACTAGACTCGTATACAATTGAAAATCTTGTCGAACATATTGTTGGGTATTATTCAAAGCAGGGGTAATAGCAGTTTGGTTGTGGGGTGTGGCGAGAATGGTATAGGTTCAATCAGACTATGACTGCTAACTTGATAGTATGCGGATTTTCAAGTTCAAAATTCGGTGTTGAATGTTCAATGTTGGACGTTCATCTTTTGAACCAGCATATAGGCATCAACTTCTCACACCATTCTCATGCTGATATCACAGGCCGTGGCTGAGTGGGTCAAAGCGCCAACTGAAATCAGGTTGACGCCAGTCTCAGCAACCTTTCGTACATTTTCGAGATTCATGCCACCTGATGCCTCCAGCAGAACCCTTCCTTTGTTGATTGAAACCGCCTTGCGCATGGTTTCGCAGTCCATATTGTCGAGAAGTATCGCATCAACAGTGCATTCAAGGCACTCTTCAACCTGAGCAACGGTTTCAGCCTCAACTTCAATACGTATAGTGTGCGGAGCATTGTTACGAACTCGATTTATCGCCTTGGTGATTGAACCTGCCGCGGCAATATGATTGTCTTTGATAAGTATCCCGTCGCTTAAGTTGAAGCGGTGGTTGTATCCGCCTCCAACCCGAACCGCATATTTCTCAAAGAGTCGCAGGCCTGGTGTTGTCTTTCGTGTATCGACGATTTTTACCGGAAGTAAGGCAACCTGTTCAACAAACTCGGAGGTTAGGGTGGCGATACCGCAAAGTCGCTGGGTCAGGTTTAAGGCTACTCGTTCGGCTTTGAGTAGATCTAAAACCGGCCCGTTGGCAGTAAGAATTGTATCACCTTTCGAAACTTTCCGACCGTCAGGGACCGGTTCTAGGGTAATAGCAGGGTTTACAAGTTTGAAGACATCGCAGGCAAAGGATGCAATCCCAGCCGTGAGTAACGATTCTTTGGCAATAAATACAGCTGTAGCAGTCTGCTTGGCACTGAAGATAGCCTCGCTGGTCACATCTCCATTGCCAAGATCTTCCAGTAAAAAATGCTCAAGGGCTCGCCGAATTGTAAATTGGTTCATGGATATGGAACAGCTACAGTAGCTACTGAATAACCCAGCGCCCGTCAATGCGACACGCTGTTGTTACAGCCTTTTCTGCCTTGCCGCCAATGGTGGTTAAAATTTCAGCCTCACGGCAATTAGAGCCTGTTTTAGGTTGTTGGTAGGCAGG
This region includes:
- the hemC gene encoding hydroxymethylbilane synthase, with product MMQKHIKIGTRKSLLALAQSTGIKAEIEAYHTDVKVDLVKLLTKGDKILDVPLAKVGGKGLFVKELEDAMLNHDADIAVHSMKDVPAELPEGLHIGIITKRQDPRDAFISNNYKTLAELPQGAKVGTSSLRRRSQLAVMRPDLVIEDLRGNLDTRLKKLDEGQYDAIILAAAGLNRLKLDRASSYFEPTEMLPAVGQGAVGIELRTADKELLEGLMFLDHRDTTVAVTAERAFLLRLEGGCQVPIAGFCQVNGDEITLTGLVASIDGKEIIKKTSTGAADQAVAIGRALAEEILDLGGRAILEEVYQSEIA
- the nadC gene encoding carboxylating nicotinate-nucleotide diphosphorylase, with translation MNQFTIRRALEHFLLEDLGNGDVTSEAIFSAKQTATAVFIAKESLLTAGIASFACDVFKLVNPAITLEPVPDGRKVSKGDTILTANGPVLDLLKAERVALNLTQRLCGIATLTSEFVEQVALLPVKIVDTRKTTPGLRLFEKYAVRVGGGYNHRFNLSDGILIKDNHIAAAGSITKAINRVRNNAPHTIRIEVEAETVAQVEECLECTVDAILLDNMDCETMRKAVSINKGRVLLEASGGMNLENVRKVAETGVNLISVGALTHSATACDISMRMV
- the cobA gene encoding uroporphyrinogen-III C-methyltransferase, translated to MKEKKSKTGKVYLVGAGPGDPGLITVKGKALLEKAEVVVYDYLANKKFLKHVPADAEFIYVGKKGGGIHAQTQEEINQILVDKAKEGKRIVRLKGGDPFIFGRGGEEIEEIYKAGIPFEIVPGVTAATAAATYAGIPITHRDYTATVAFVTGHEAPDKKDSNIDWEKIATGIGTIVFYMGIKNLPNIVDRLVHFGRDPKTPVAVIRWASTPEHRTVTGTLETIKEVVEKAGILPPAVIVVGEVVSLREKMNWFEHKPLLGKRIMVTRTREQASELVASLEELGADCIEFATISLAPPPSWDALDTAFGSIDSYDWLLFTSLNAIQYFFGRLISQGLDSRALHGIKIAAVGSATSNELQKYGLRADLLPDSEYTGKGLAEALIKLGEGGKRFLLPRALKASEVLPDTLREAGGHVDIAPVYQNVRPLGHEEELRQYFLDHSVDMVTYTSSSTFTNFMFMLNPKDDMELRELLGGVDIASIGPITGNVITDRGVQVDVQPLDSYTIENLVEHIVGYYSKQG